Sequence from the Psilocybe cubensis strain MGC-MH-2018 chromosome 10, whole genome shotgun sequence genome:
GCATCTGGCCTCTGCGGCCCTGTTTACCTTGCCGAAACCTTGCCATTTCAGAGGCGAGCTTGGGGATTAGGTGTTTTCAACGACTTTTACTACGTTGGTACGCAAAATGTCTGTATCTAAGACAAACTTTATTGATTTGTGGCAACAGGAGGCCTCATTGCCGCTGGAATTACATTCGGTACATCGACAATGAATTCGACTTGGGCCTGGAGGATCCCATCCGCGATCCAGGGTGTCTTCTCCATTATTTGCATTATCATCATCCACTTTATCCCCGAATCACCAAGGTGGCTTATATATCAAAATCAGCATGAAGAAGCCCTGAAAGTAATAGCCTACATGTACGCTGACGGAGATCGAGAGAATCCATTGGTCGTGGCCCAGTTCAAGGAGATCACAGACACCATCGATTACGAGAAAACCTCTGGCGAAACATTGTCCATGATGCAACTCGTAAAAACCCCTTCGGCGAGAAAGAGGGTTACTTTGGCTATATCTGCTGCCGTGTTCAGCACTATAGCAGGTAAGATGTTTGGCATTTTTTAAGAAACCCGCGTTTCTAATCGAACAAAAGGGAATGTCATTGCCTCGTATTATCTGGGGATGATGCTTGGTAACGCTGGAATTACAAACACAACTACGCAATTAGAAATTGTGAAGAATATTTCGAGCTACTTTACGTCGAGCATAGCTGATTTTCATCTTTGCAGAACATAATTCTAAACGTGTGGTGTCTCGTATGTTCTCTCATTGGGACCTGGCTAGTGGACCGCATGGGACGAAAATCTCTTGGAATACTGAGCCAAAGCCTGCTCACAGTGTTTCTATTCCTTGTCGGGGCCCTTACAAAAAGTGAGCTTAGTACATGGTTGATTAAAATAGGTGTGATGTGGCACTAACCCATTCGTTGAAGTATATGGTGCATCCACTTTCAATCCAGGAATATATGCCACCGTGGCGATGCTCTTCCTTTTCCAGGGCTCTTACAGCATTGGGTGGACACCGCTGCTGTATCTATACCCCCCTGAGGTTATGAATTACAGTATACGCGCAAACGGCATGGCCATCTTCCAATTTGCTTTGAATGGCACCGCGTAAGTCATTGTTACCAGTTCATGCTACCGAGGTGGCTCTTACTTTCTTTATTCAGTCTCTGGTGTGTCTTCGCGTTTCCCTTTGCACTTGTTGCTATAGGTTGGAAAACCTACATGATCAATGGAGCCTATGATGTCCTGATCATTGGACTTATGGCCTGGTACTGGGTGGAGACGAAAGGAACTTCGCTGGAGGAAGTCGATAGAGTTATCGATGGTGAAAAGCATAGCAATGTCCCAGACTTGAAGAGCGTGTTGAAGGGTGAAGGGAAGTTGTTCTAGCACGAAGGTCAAGATTCCAATCTTTCTAAGCCAGATTGTCAATCAATTACTTCTATGTATCTCCAGACAATTCAGAGTTCCGGTTGAACTAACGCGGCCAAGAATTCATGGAAAGAGGATAATGATTCTGAACAAACTGATACGTAACACGCGCCGCGATCGCCCTTTTGAAATACGTGATATACTATAAAACATTAACGATAGatataaaaacaaaaaaggacAAAAAGTGGGATATTGGAACACTTATAGCATCCTGTTCGTATGTACTCCAAGGCCTCTCGCCAATCGAAGCATGACGATGTTCGCAGAAAGGCTCGAGAACTAGAAGTCAGAGGGCAACATTAGCACATATGGTCTACAGATTGCGAGTGAACAAAACGCGTACTccatttccaacgaagatTTCTGCTCGTTCAGCCAGCCCCATATCAATAGCAGCGCTAACCCCCTTCTCCTCTTTATTCAGCCCATGTTCACCTGTACAGCGACACGAATTGCCCGCTCTAGCAAGGGCAATCATAGCGTCCGCAGATGTGGTGGGCAGGTCGCCGCTTGCGCTGGATTTGATACAAcattcttctttctcatcACTAGTCAAGGTAGTTCGGGCTTCCTGCTGAGTAAGCTCTCCGCGTTCGACGTCAGGGCTCCCGACGACCTTTTCCCATCCATCCTCAAGCAAAGCCACACGAAGTTCCTCCACGAAGGACGGCCAACCGTTTGTGAGCACATAGACTTCTTTCAGCCTAAACTCATGAGGGTTAGTGTGTTTTGAACTTGGGGCGACAGTAGTCATTGGAGAATCGCTGCCAGTACGTGTATTGGCAACGGTGGTCTGTTGGCCCGAAGCTGGCGAAACAATATCAGTCGTTGTCCTTGTCATCGTTGAAATTACGGATGTTATGGCGCGTTCGTACTCTTCTCTCACTTCTCTCAATCGCTTCACAATCTGAGAAATGGTAGGCAGACAATGCGCAAGGTAATATGCTTCCAACGGCGTTCTGCGTTTCTGGTCTGCCATATCGATATCGACGACGTCTCTAAGGAGAGTCAGCGACTGACTGGTACCATTGGCCGTATCCGTATAATCAGGAATTCTCGAATCGTTGTGCTGTTTTAAATACTCCAGCAAGCCACTCTCAAACGACATCTCATGGGAATCAGAGCTATCGTGAACAGTATCAGGCAAGACACTCGGAGTTTCAACAAGACGGTTCCAGGCCATGTATCCCGCACGCCAGTGTGCCAGGCGCAAGCAATGTCTCTTATAATCGCCTCTGCGTAGATGCACGGCTAACATGCCTGGAATGACCTTCCAGTCAATATTTTCCTGAAAACTGATGTTGTCCGTTGTGTTGACCACATCGGATGCTCCTGAAGAGTACTGACAGTTGGAATCAGTTCCAGAGAGGCAGTCAGCAGATTTCAGGTCAGAATGTGCAATGATATCTCCCGAAGCAGTGCCGACATCCCAAGAAATGAGTGGTGGGCAATCAGGGCACCTATCTACTTCAACAATTGGGCCTCCAACAGATCCCAGAGGTGTGGAGGGCTTCATTTGCGAGATACCAGATAGGACAGTTTGTGGGCTCCTGAGAAGAGCGCTGCGTTGACGAGAAGGAAAAAACGTGACCACAGTTTTGTCAATGGCTGTTGTAACGAGGTCCGACCACGCAAAGGATGTGAGAATAGGTGATTCTCGGAGAAGTGGAAGCAGGGAAAGTGGTCGAATACTCCCAAAAAAGCTAAGAAACGCATCAAGATGTGCGT
This genomic interval carries:
- a CDS encoding High-affinity glucose transporter 1, coding for MNQAALEKITFIPKSSKIITFLLITCSCITSTTFGYDASMINGLNILPSYTDYFHLNTATLALNTASIWIGGCLVAFCYGQFTDWVGRRPALLWAALITVFAVILQTAAQNVAMFVIARILIGFGTSASGLCGPVYLAETLPFQRRAWGLGVFNDFYYVGGLIAAGITFGTSTMNSTWAWRIPSAIQGVFSIICIIIIHFIPESPRWLIYQNQHEEALKVIAYMYADGDRENPLVVAQFKEITDTIDYEKTSGETLSMMQLVKTPSARKRVTLAISAAVFSTIAGIYATVAMLFLFQGSYSIGWTPLLYLYPPEVMNYSIRANGMAIFQFALNGTALWCVFAFPFALVAIGWKTYMINGAYDVLIIGLMAWYWVETKGTSLEEVDRVIDGEKHSNVPDLKSVLKGEGKLF